In one Nicotiana tomentosiformis chromosome 6, ASM39032v3, whole genome shotgun sequence genomic region, the following are encoded:
- the LOC108946727 gene encoding uncharacterized protein, whose product MVALPNFEEGQSTYRPPRFNGQYYGWWNTRMHDFIMAEDSELWGVICDSTFVPTKKVGDPAVTVPKTRKVFNDADRKAIEKYFHAKKILVCGIGPDEYNMISACQSAKEIWEALQTAHEGTTQVKQSKIDMLTTEYELFRMKDDEFIQDMHTRFTSIINELHSLGEIIPRNNLVRKILSVLPSSWESKVNAITEAKDLQTLTIDELVGNLKTYEMKKKKDHERREPKRKNNLVLKIDNNESSSEDADMAYLTKRFQKTVRKIEHDQYKHNTNKVAKRNQVPDKRFKRKDAADNVVKQALVAWGDSSSESREDDGQGDSSMMASDDDGDGDDDDEVNLLDVQRNLKSYSQKKIISLENILIDAYHSLINDKNALTTELGEIEYERDDLVVVAGDLRETIGSLKREKDTLTERIANIEHERDLVVVVDLKETIEELRRENRPVNTKKGKEVASEAHLMLKNE is encoded by the exons atggtTGCTCTACCAAACTTCGAAGAAGGTCAGTCTACTTACAGGCCACCTAGGTTCAATGGTCAATACTACGGATGGTGGAATACAAGGATGCACGACTTCATCATGGCTGAAGACTCCGAGTTGTGGGGCGTTATATGTGACAGTACCTTTGTCCCTACAAAGAAGGTTGGAGATCCAGCCGTGACAGTTCCTAAGACAAGAAAGGTGTTCAATGATGCTGATCGAAAAGCCATTGAGAAATATTTTCATGCTAAGAAAATTCTAGTTTGTGGAATAGGTCCTGATGAATACAACATGATATCTGCTTGTCAATCTGCAAAAGAAATATGGGAAGCTCTACAGACTGCTCACGAGGGAACCACTCAAGTGAAGCAATCCAAGATTGACATGCTCACCACTGAATATGAGCTCTTCAGAATGAAGGACGATGAATTCATTCAAGATATGCATACTCGATTCACTTCCATCATCAATGAGCTGCACTCTCTTGGTGAAATCATTCCCAGAAATAATCTTGTAAGAAAGATTCTAAGCGTGCTTCCCAGCTCTTGGGAAAGTAAGGTAAATGCTATCACTGAGGCGAAGGATTTGCAGACACTGACCATAGACGAGCTGGTTGGAAATTTAAAGACTTacgaaatgaaaaagaaaaaggatcATGAGAGAAGAGAGCCCAAAAGGAAGAATAACCTGGTACTCAAGATAGACAACAATGAATCAAGTAGTGAAGATGctgatatggcttacttgacaaaGAGATTTCAGAAGACGGTCCGCAAAATAGAG CACGATCAATACAAACACAACACTAACAAAGTAGCCAAGAGAAACCAGGTTCCTGACAAAAGATTCAAAAGAAAAGACGCTGCTGACAACGTTGTGAAACAGGCTCTTGTTGCATGGGGAGACTCTTCCAGCGAATCCAGAGAAGATGATGGGCAAGGTGACAGCTCTATGATGGCA TCTGATGATGATGGAGATGGCGACGATGATGATGAGGTAAACCTTCTagatgttcaaagaaatttgaaatCCTATTCTCAAAAGAAGATTATatctttggaaaatattttaatcGATGCTTATCACAGTCTCATTAATGATAAAAATGCACTAACCACGGAACTAGGAGAAATAGAATACGAGAGAGATGATCTAGTGGTGGTTGCGGGTGATCTAAGAGAGACCATTGGGAGTTTAAAAAGGGAAAAAGATACCTTGACTGAGAGAATTGCAAACATAGAGCACGAGAGAGATTTGGTAGTAGTTGTAGACCTAAAggaaacaattgaggaactaaGAAGGGAAAATAGGCCTGTGAATACtaaaaagggaaaggaagttgcaagtgaggcacacctTATGCTTAAAAATGAGTAA
- the LOC138894932 gene encoding small ubiquitin-related modifier 1-like, whose translation MSVVTGGEKSVITQENNLPVAIKEDRKRKTSAVTQDQEKKNGKMSKTTQEEKKPVEESPYIVIHVTAQDGGKLFFKLQVTTPLQKLMKVYCDKKFMNMEQIVFLFDSKRIRGKQTPKELEMMDGDEINAMLHMNGGGFA comes from the exons ATGTCGGTAGTCACTGGAGGGGAGAAGTCGGTAATCACTCAAGAGAATAATTTGCCTGTCGCCATTAAAGAGGACAGGAAAAGAAAAACATCGGCAGTTACTCAAGATCAGGAGAAGAAGAACGGAAAAATGTCAAAAACCACTCAAGAGGAGAAAAAGCCCGTCGAGGAGTCACCTTACATTGTCATTCATGTGACGGCACAG GATGGAggtaaattatttttcaaacttcAGGTAACTACACCTTTGCAGAAACTTATGAAGGTTTACTGCGACAAAAAATTTATGAATATGGAACAAATTGTATTCTTGTTTGATAGCAAGAGAATCAGAGGCAAACAAACTCCAAAAGAG ctagagatgatggatggGGATGAAATTAATGCTATGCTGCATATGAACGGTGGAGGTTTCGCTTAG